A genome region from Pleurocapsa minor HA4230-MV1 includes the following:
- a CDS encoding NAD(P)-binding domain-containing protein → MKNILIIGVGSIGALMGAALVKAGLKITFAGKPNSSYTQTIKKQGLHLYYANGESLWISALHPQVRFVDTSTDLKQKFDIIIVALKSNYLTEVISYIHAHSTPETILIHAQNGIPYWWFNCDRYLTSLSKNIFNDLNSRHLNTVDPNGKLYQNLNQFRSIGCVVKAPCQRTLEGKIIVRKIPQLILGSTKKDGNYQQQEIIQYLCNLFSQSGIKASYTNEIRIAVCNKLAINLTTNVFSALTGKVIAELTANSSINSLIKTVIAEMRHIFSCYGIPLAELPTEAKIYAYIKTPGSQSHLPSLAQDFAQHKLGEVSLITAPVEMAEIANLETPILKSLSGLLQLAQIYSLNSKGKSHILTLDSDSSSCSLTEEVLRESVIIKKNQMPNQMPNSLLNQLLQVNPLALSQ, encoded by the coding sequence ATGAAGAATATTTTAATCATTGGTGTTGGATCTATTGGTGCTTTGATGGGTGCTGCTTTAGTTAAAGCTGGGTTGAAAATTACCTTTGCGGGCAAACCAAATAGTAGTTACACTCAAACAATCAAAAAACAAGGTTTGCACCTATACTATGCTAACGGAGAAAGTTTGTGGATTTCTGCTCTGCATCCTCAAGTCAGATTTGTCGATACGTCAACGGATCTAAAGCAAAAGTTCGACATAATTATTGTTGCTCTTAAAAGCAATTACTTAACCGAAGTTATCTCTTATATTCATGCACACTCTACTCCAGAAACAATATTAATTCATGCTCAAAATGGGATACCCTACTGGTGGTTTAATTGCGATCGCTATCTAACTTCTCTGAGTAAAAATATATTTAATGACTTAAATTCTCGTCACTTAAATACTGTCGATCCCAATGGCAAATTGTATCAAAACCTAAATCAATTTAGATCTATTGGCTGTGTAGTTAAAGCACCCTGCCAAAGAACTTTAGAAGGAAAAATAATTGTCAGAAAAATACCTCAGTTAATCTTAGGTTCAACTAAAAAAGATGGTAATTATCAACAGCAAGAAATAATTCAATATCTGTGCAATCTATTTTCCCAATCGGGAATCAAAGCTAGCTACACTAATGAAATACGCATTGCGGTATGCAATAAATTGGCTATTAATCTGACTACCAATGTTTTTTCGGCGTTGACAGGTAAAGTTATTGCTGAGTTGACTGCTAATTCTTCGATCAATAGTTTAATTAAGACTGTGATTGCTGAGATGCGTCATATTTTTAGTTGTTATGGCATCCCTTTAGCAGAATTACCAACAGAAGCAAAAATTTATGCTTATATTAAAACTCCAGGTAGCCAGAGTCATCTTCCTTCTCTGGCTCAAGATTTTGCTCAGCATAAACTAGGGGAAGTCAGTTTAATTACGGCTCCAGTCGAAATGGCAGAAATCGCTAACTTGGAAACACCGATTCTTAAAAGTTTGAGTGGGCTATTGCAGTTAGCTCAAATCTATAGTTTGAACTCTAAAGGAAAATCTCACATTCTTACCTTAGATAGCGATTCTAGCAGCTGTAGCTTAACAGAAGAAGTTCTTCGTGAAAGTGTAATTATTAAGAAAAATCAGATGCCTAATCAAATGCCTAATTCATTATTGAATCAGCTACTTCAAGTTAATCCATTAGCTCTTAGTCAATGA
- a CDS encoding anion permease codes for MEVVTKIVTSLKNKKNISSHQSSVVNYSFQLKQHSPVKYLIFILPSLIWLTCRRLGLTKIAQRINKSWFLPLLVGSIIWYLPAPTGVDRQAWHLLAIFLATVISFITKPMPIGAVSMIALTLCVLSNTLTLEQGLSGFSDKTVWLTVSSYLVARAIIKTGLGTRIAYIFITLFGKNTLLVSYGLLMTDVILSTAMPSGNSRGGGVIFPIVKSLSTSYDSDPRDGTERKIGAFLMTTSFQGTQITTSLFLTAMVANPLMAELAEKIAGVELDWLTWAWAASVPGFLSLLVMPLIVFWFYPPELKSTPEAPKLAQAKLRAMGKLNQQEWSMVGIFLVVLLLWGCGKQLWGIESVTTGLLGIVLLLVAGVLTWKDIIQEQKTWDIFIWFSILLMMATFLSEFGLFDWATNEVGSAIKHLWWQAAFACLIIVYFYSGYFFASKAALANTTYPAFLSVAISLGVSPTYSALVLAFLVSLSGCLTHYGTAVAPIYFGAGYVDAGTWCRLGFILSLAYLFIWTVIGGWWWQLTGLI; via the coding sequence ATTGAAGTAGTGACAAAAATTGTAACGAGTTTAAAAAACAAAAAAAACATAAGTAGTCATCAATCGTCTGTTGTCAATTATTCATTCCAACTTAAGCAGCATTCTCCAGTTAAATATTTAATCTTTATTTTACCTAGTCTGATCTGGTTGACTTGTCGCCGACTAGGATTAACGAAGATTGCACAAAGGATTAATAAATCTTGGTTTTTGCCGTTGCTGGTTGGCAGTATTATTTGGTATCTACCCGCTCCTACGGGAGTAGATCGACAAGCATGGCATTTGTTGGCTATTTTTTTGGCAACTGTCATCAGCTTTATCACTAAACCGATGCCTATCGGCGCTGTATCAATGATTGCTTTAACCCTCTGCGTTCTTAGCAATACTTTAACTCTTGAGCAAGGATTAAGTGGCTTTAGTGATAAAACTGTATGGTTGACTGTTAGTTCTTATCTTGTTGCCAGAGCAATTATTAAAACTGGTTTAGGCACACGCATTGCCTATATATTTATCACTCTATTTGGCAAAAATACTTTGCTAGTAAGTTACGGTCTATTAATGACGGATGTAATCCTATCTACTGCAATGCCTAGCGGAAATTCTCGAGGTGGTGGGGTGATTTTTCCGATTGTAAAATCTTTATCGACATCTTATGATAGCGATCCTCGAGATGGTACTGAACGTAAAATCGGTGCTTTCTTAATGACAACTTCTTTTCAAGGAACTCAAATTACGACTTCGTTGTTTTTAACAGCGATGGTAGCCAACCCATTAATGGCAGAATTAGCAGAAAAAATTGCAGGTGTAGAATTAGATTGGCTAACTTGGGCTTGGGCTGCTTCAGTACCTGGATTCCTTAGCTTGTTAGTTATGCCTTTGATAGTTTTTTGGTTTTATCCTCCAGAACTTAAATCTACTCCAGAAGCTCCGAAACTAGCCCAAGCAAAGCTACGTGCCATGGGCAAACTCAATCAGCAAGAATGGTCAATGGTGGGAATATTTTTAGTGGTGCTGTTACTTTGGGGATGTGGTAAGCAACTTTGGGGCATAGAAAGCGTTACTACGGGTTTGTTGGGAATTGTTTTGCTGTTAGTTGCTGGAGTATTAACTTGGAAAGATATTATCCAGGAACAAAAAACCTGGGATATATTTATTTGGTTTTCTATTTTGTTAATGATGGCGACTTTCTTAAGCGAGTTTGGTTTGTTTGATTGGGCAACCAATGAAGTTGGCAGTGCCATTAAACACTTATGGTGGCAAGCAGCTTTTGCCTGCTTAATCATAGTTTATTTTTACAGCGGCTACTTTTTTGCCAGTAAAGCAGCCCTTGCTAATACGACTTATCCTGCCTTCTTATCTGTGGCGATTTCTTTAGGGGTGTCACCGACCTATTCTGCCTTGGTTTTGGCTTTTTTAGTTAGCCTATCGGGTTGCTTAACTCATTATGGAACTGCGGTTGCGCCAATTTATTTTGGCGCAGGATATGTTGATGCTGGTACTTGGTGCAGACTGGGATTTATTCTCAGCCTGGCTTATTTATTTATTTGGACTGTGATTGGGGGCTGGTGGTGGCAGTTGACGGGTTTGATTTAG
- a CDS encoding ABC transporter substrate-binding protein, which yields MFNQPININQRYFLLILYAVILCVFGPTVYWITHRESPTTVPGGKNAIEKRVSLGDKILVTAHSNSAKQEGVIAFDRGDYVAAQEDFSSALKSDRNDPETRIYLSNTIAAKTKNPYRIGVSVPIGGDLGVAEEILRGVAQNQTEINNNGGINGKLLMLEIANDDNSPELAREIANVFVKDKKISAVVGHVGSDASIAAAPIYETAGVVMVTPSSSAEALSTIGNHIFRTIPSTRDLADSLANYAVNTAGKTNIAICVDSDAEASVSFKENFTWAVYDYGAKVNSVNCDLSAANFNPTDIPSQAISSGADALLLAPSVRKVDKALDIAAANDDRLTLLGNHSLNTYPTLKQGQNDVNGMVLTVPWYPPQAKNSFTENAEKLWGGSVNWRTAMAYDATKTISTGMASSQKREQLQQVLANPEFTAQGATTDISFLPSGDRNLKGTMIKIQPGNKSGTGYDFVPLDENDLLSTKSNPSTATTSPQSQSK from the coding sequence ATGTTTAATCAACCAATAAATATTAATCAACGATACTTTTTGCTTATTTTATATGCTGTTATTTTATGCGTTTTTGGGCCTACAGTTTATTGGATTACCCATCGAGAATCTCCGACTACCGTGCCAGGAGGCAAAAATGCCATTGAGAAAAGAGTTAGTTTAGGCGATAAAATATTAGTTACTGCCCATAGTAATTCAGCAAAGCAAGAAGGAGTTATTGCATTTGATCGAGGAGATTATGTTGCTGCTCAAGAAGATTTTAGCTCGGCTTTAAAAAGCGATCGCAATGATCCCGAAACTCGAATTTATTTGAGTAACACCATAGCAGCAAAAACTAAAAATCCTTATCGAATTGGGGTAAGTGTTCCCATCGGCGGAGATTTGGGAGTAGCCGAAGAGATTTTGCGGGGTGTAGCTCAAAATCAAACGGAAATTAACAATAATGGTGGGATCAACGGTAAACTATTGATGTTGGAGATTGCCAACGATGACAATAGTCCTGAGCTTGCTCGCGAAATTGCCAATGTCTTTGTTAAGGATAAAAAAATCTCAGCTGTGGTCGGACATGTAGGCAGTGATGCTTCCATTGCTGCTGCTCCCATCTACGAAACAGCGGGGGTAGTTATGGTTACCCCAAGCAGTTCGGCAGAGGCTTTATCGACAATCGGCAATCATATTTTCCGTACTATTCCTAGTACCAGAGATTTGGCTGATAGCCTAGCTAATTATGCAGTAAATACGGCGGGTAAGACCAATATTGCTATTTGTGTCGATTCTGATGCAGAGGCTAGTGTTTCGTTTAAAGAGAATTTTACCTGGGCCGTATACGATTACGGTGCGAAGGTCAATTCTGTCAACTGCGATCTTTCTGCTGCCAATTTCAACCCCACTGACATTCCTTCCCAAGCTATTAGTAGTGGTGCAGATGCTTTATTACTGGCACCTTCGGTACGCAAGGTAGACAAGGCACTAGACATAGCAGCAGCCAATGACGATCGTTTAACTCTGTTGGGTAATCATTCTTTGAATACCTATCCAACTCTTAAACAAGGACAAAATGATGTCAATGGTATGGTGTTAACTGTACCTTGGTATCCCCCCCAAGCAAAAAATAGCTTTACCGAAAATGCCGAAAAACTATGGGGAGGTTCCGTTAATTGGCGTACGGCAATGGCTTATGATGCTACCAAAACGATCTCGACGGGGATGGCTTCCAGTCAAAAAAGAGAGCAATTGCAGCAAGTGTTAGCTAATCCCGAATTTACTGCTCAAGGAGCAACTACAGATATTAGCTTTTTACCTTCAGGCGATCGCAATTTAAAAGGAACTATGATTAAAATTCAGCCAGGAAACAAGTCGGGAACAGGTTATGACTTTGTCCCTTTGGACGAAAACGATCTTCTTTCGACTAAATCAAACCCGTCAACTGCCACCACCAGCCCCCAATCACAGTCCAAATAA
- a CDS encoding MgtC/SapB family protein yields MTLTWTTFAFRLLIGFFLAVGIGIERQWLKKRAVLKTNVLVTLGSAMFTMLSIMTPGDASPTRIAAQIVSGVGFLGGGVILRDGGTVKGLNTAATIWCAAAIGALVGSGFLVPAYLSTVAIIGANLLSKPLEEVFKQQRNNNPQSLSPDNVKLINGEVTINKADLALKHNNQHNYEYCCYLICLSATEAEVFEIIGQFARKHNLTLIGIQSKNALNKTQSGEVEVEIKFNFTTQGNELGLSDSQEIIRLLKTEAKVNSVIWELLSI; encoded by the coding sequence ATGACTTTAACTTGGACGACCTTTGCATTTCGTCTGCTGATAGGATTTTTCTTGGCGGTAGGTATTGGAATTGAAAGACAGTGGCTTAAAAAAAGAGCTGTATTAAAAACAAATGTGCTGGTAACTTTGGGTTCGGCAATGTTTACCATGCTCTCGATTATGACTCCTGGTGATGCCAGCCCTACCAGAATTGCAGCCCAAATAGTGTCTGGAGTTGGTTTTTTAGGTGGTGGCGTGATTTTGCGCGATGGAGGAACTGTCAAAGGACTTAATACCGCAGCAACTATCTGGTGTGCTGCGGCAATAGGCGCTTTGGTAGGTTCGGGTTTTTTAGTGCCGGCATATTTATCTACTGTTGCAATAATCGGCGCTAATTTACTCTCAAAACCATTAGAAGAAGTTTTTAAACAGCAGCGAAATAACAATCCTCAATCTTTGTCTCCAGATAACGTAAAACTGATCAATGGAGAAGTGACGATAAATAAAGCTGATTTAGCCCTTAAGCACAATAATCAGCATAATTATGAATATTGCTGTTACCTAATTTGCTTGTCGGCAACTGAAGCCGAAGTTTTTGAGATAATTGGCCAATTTGCCCGAAAACACAATTTAACTTTAATTGGAATACAAAGCAAAAATGCCCTCAATAAAACTCAATCAGGGGAAGTAGAAGTTGAAATTAAATTTAATTTTACAACTCAAGGTAATGAGTTAGGTTTATCTGACTCTCAAGAAATTATTAGACTGCTGAAAACTGAAGCTAAAGTTAATTCAGTTATTTGGGAATTATTATCAATATAA
- a CDS encoding ABC transporter ATP-binding protein has translation MKELAIATYGLTKRFEGYIAVNEIDLQIKAGEVYGLIGPNGAGKTTLMRMLATAEEPTKGEIYLHGDRLLRDDSNPVLKQRIGYLPDDFPLYDDLTVWDYLDYFARLYLLKQPKRDLRIYEVLELVQLENKRQSIISTLSRGMKQRLSLARTIIHEPILLLLDEPVSGLDPIARQQFRQIIKVLQEAGMTILISSHVLSDLAELCTSVGIMELGFLVESTSLAELYQRLSRQQITLATLGKMEILQQKLNQNPLINTWEMIADNRLKIDFKGGESDCAELLRSLVLADIPLTEFHQSQEDLESIFLKLGHQQTS, from the coding sequence ATGAAAGAATTAGCGATCGCCACCTACGGTTTGACTAAAAGATTTGAAGGTTATATTGCAGTTAACGAAATCGATCTACAAATTAAAGCTGGCGAGGTATATGGTTTAATTGGGCCTAATGGTGCAGGCAAGACAACGTTAATGAGAATGCTGGCAACGGCAGAAGAACCCACCAAAGGCGAAATTTATCTCCATGGCGATCGCCTCTTGCGGGATGATTCTAACCCTGTCTTAAAGCAGCGTATTGGTTACCTTCCCGACGATTTCCCTCTCTACGACGATCTAACCGTTTGGGATTATCTAGATTATTTTGCTCGACTATATTTATTAAAACAGCCAAAACGCGATCTTCGTATTTACGAGGTATTGGAATTAGTCCAGTTGGAAAATAAGCGTCAAAGTATTATTTCCACTCTCTCACGAGGTATGAAGCAGCGTTTAAGTCTGGCTAGAACGATTATTCACGAACCAATCTTGTTGCTTTTAGATGAACCCGTTTCTGGTTTAGACCCCATCGCCAGACAGCAGTTTCGGCAGATTATCAAAGTTTTACAGGAAGCGGGAATGACTATTCTGATTTCGTCCCATGTTTTGAGTGATTTAGCCGAACTCTGTACTTCAGTGGGGATAATGGAGTTGGGCTTTTTAGTCGAAAGTACTTCTTTAGCCGAACTATATCAAAGGTTATCTCGTCAACAAATTACTCTAGCTACTTTGGGTAAGATGGAGATATTGCAACAGAAACTGAATCAAAATCCTTTAATCAATACTTGGGAGATGATCGCGGATAATCGTCTTAAGATTGATTTTAAGGGAGGAGAATCAGACTGTGCAGAACTATTGCGATCGCTTGTCCTGGCGGATATTCCCCTAACCGAATTTCATCAAAGCCAAGAAGATCTCGAGTCGATCTTTCTCAAACTAGGACATCAACAGACTTCTTAG
- a CDS encoding ureidoglycolate lyase — MIKQLAAIAISKSNFKPYGELITPDPDGKVFDQNDAVLKLQNGIPRFYIMHLKRRGRTFAQITRHHSCTQCLGSLNGKDWFMAVCPPSDAAEPDLNLLKAFHISGDCFIKLEVGTWHAGPYFDHEAINFYNLELSDTNIVDHFTYDFATRQNIEFEIIDT; from the coding sequence ATGATTAAACAGCTTGCCGCGATCGCTATTAGTAAATCTAACTTTAAACCCTATGGTGAGTTGATTACTCCCGATCCTGATGGCAAGGTTTTCGATCAAAATGACGCAGTCTTAAAGCTACAAAACGGCATTCCTCGCTTTTATATTATGCATTTAAAGCGCAGAGGAAGAACTTTTGCTCAAATCACTCGCCATCATAGCTGTACCCAGTGTTTAGGTTCGTTAAACGGCAAAGATTGGTTTATGGCAGTATGTCCGCCATCAGATGCAGCTGAGCCAGATCTTAATCTTTTAAAGGCGTTTCATATTTCAGGAGATTGTTTTATTAAGCTAGAGGTAGGCACCTGGCACGCGGGCCCATATTTTGATCATGAAGCAATAAACTTTTATAATTTAGAATTGAGTGATACCAACATAGTCGATCACTTCACCTATGATTTTGCCACCAGACAAAACATCGAGTTTGAAATCATTGATACTTAA
- a CDS encoding phytanoyl-CoA dioxygenase family protein: MNEKEIKTAFNQDGFFVCKGLFSAEEMQILLQDIKDAQRRYQNDDLTKGSMTFKSSVFFQSQKIQQFISQQKIIDLLKIIIGPDIWVRWDQAVAKGPGSATFPWHQDNNYSKLKDPHYQLWIALTESNANNGGLLLQPGSHKQIYSYQYQGYEVVSDEVPQNPVLVTAEPGDVVIFSSFTLHSTTPNITQDHRWAYVVEYMSIEHYDPYIKPPYFLVAQNGKSHPEFVNSYRGSNNLRSRWKYYLADFQNPQKIITKLINRQK, translated from the coding sequence ATGAATGAAAAAGAAATAAAAACAGCATTTAACCAAGACGGTTTTTTTGTCTGTAAAGGTCTTTTTTCTGCTGAAGAAATGCAGATTTTACTCCAAGATATCAAAGATGCTCAAAGAAGATATCAAAATGATGATCTAACTAAAGGCTCAATGACTTTTAAAAGTAGTGTTTTTTTTCAGAGCCAGAAAATTCAGCAATTTATTAGTCAACAAAAAATTATCGACCTTCTAAAAATTATAATTGGCCCAGATATCTGGGTTCGCTGGGATCAAGCTGTGGCCAAAGGGCCAGGTTCAGCTACTTTTCCTTGGCATCAGGACAATAACTATAGTAAATTAAAAGACCCTCACTATCAATTATGGATTGCTTTAACCGAATCAAACGCCAATAACGGCGGGCTGCTTCTTCAGCCAGGTTCACACAAGCAGATTTACTCCTATCAATACCAGGGATATGAAGTTGTTTCTGATGAAGTACCTCAAAACCCTGTCTTAGTGACGGCGGAACCTGGAGATGTAGTAATTTTTTCCTCTTTTACACTCCACAGCACAACTCCTAACATTACTCAGGATCATCGATGGGCGTATGTAGTCGAATATATGTCTATCGAGCATTACGATCCTTATATCAAGCCGCCTTATTTTCTAGTTGCTCAAAATGGCAAATCTCATCCTGAGTTTGTTAATTCCTATCGCGGAAGCAATAATTTGAGATCGCGTTGGAAATATTATCTTGCCGATTTTCAAAACCCTCAGAAAATAATAACTAAACTAATAAATCGCCAGAAATAA